TCATCCTGGCGGCAGGAGGGAGCCGAGTCCTGTACGACGTGGTGCCCGTGGTGTCCTTTAAGGGCTGGCCAGCCGTGGCTCAGGGTTGGCTGATGGAGAACCACTTCTGGGACGGCAAGATCACGGAGGAGGAGGTGATCAGTGGCTTCTACCTGCTGCCGACCTGCTCGCCCACGGGCCGCAAGGAGAACGAGTGGCGTCTGTCGTTCGCCCGCAGCGAGGTCCAGCTAAAGAAGTGCATCTCGGCCGGCCTGATGCAGGCGTTCCAGGCCTGCAAGGTGCTGATCAGCAAGCTGCTGCTGTCCCGGCCCAAAGGCGTCAGTGCGTACCACCTGCGCTTGCTCATGCTGTGGGCCTGCGACCGACTGCCCCACGCCTACCTGGCACAGGAGGACCACTCCGCCCACTTCCTGCTGGGCCTGCTGGACGACCTGCAGCACTGTCTGGTCAACAAGGCGTGTCCCAACTACTTCATCCCACAGTGCAACATGCTGGAGCACCTGAGCGACTCCGCGGCCGTCCTGCACGCCCGCCGCCTCTCCTCCGTACGCTCCGACCCGGCCGAGCATCTGCGCAGTGCCATCCAGCGCGCCGGCGTCTCCGCCTGTCTGCCTCCAGCCACGCCCGCCACACCGCCCGATCCCACCTCCGATCCCACTGCTGACTCCGCCCATGATCACCGCCTCGCCCAGAAGCTTCAGCAGCTGGTGACGGAGAATCCTGGGAAGTCCATCTCCGTCTTCATCAACCCCGATGACGTCACGCGGCCACACTTCCGAATCGACGACAAGTTCTTCTGAGGCCACGCCCACCCTGTAATGACATCATCAATACTCAAGTACTGCTATAGGAGatcaggttgtgtgtgtgtgtgtgtgtgtgtgtgtaataatgaATGTAAAGTATGTTTCACATTAGGTGCATTATTTGTTAactccattacacacacacacaaaacatccTCACtccatttctgtttattaacGTTCTTCGGTTACGTTACCATGGCAACTATATCCACAAACCAGCAATCtctagccaaacacacacactatctttCCATCTGCTTTGCATAACCCCACCCTTTTTTGTATACGACATCAGTAACTGAACTGCGTTTCACCTGTGTTAGCCTTCTAATGCTAATTAGCAAGTATACTAGTTTGAGTGAGTGCGACCAGTTCACCTCTGTgtaaatacttttgtacataccAGGCCCCGCCCACTTCACTTAAGCGGACCAATCAGCTGCAGACTGAAAGATGAATGTTAGCCGTCGATCACAGCGCTCCAGTTTTGGCTCTTTTTCAGATGAGCTCTCAGCACCTACAGGGACCAATCACACTGCCTTATCGCCCACGCTAGCCAATTAGAGCGGGCCTAttttaatctgtgtgtgtgtgtgtgtgtgtgtttggaagaCACTACTGTTGAATATGTAAATTTCACTGTTATGATGctgcactccactgctgtgtttgaCTAATAAACATGTACAGCTGGAAAGGCGCTCCTGTCTAACTTCCTGAACTacagcagccaatcagcagtcTTCCTCCAGTCCTtcaccaccaacaccagcaaGTATCAGCCCCCTCAAACTCAGCTGGAGTTTAGTTCCC
The sequence above is drawn from the Salminus brasiliensis chromosome 11, fSalBra1.hap2, whole genome shotgun sequence genome and encodes:
- the LOC140565505 gene encoding nucleotidyltransferase MB21D2 yields the protein MRRAAARVMAARALSPRPGSAPGPGLLDFRSGARLRELQRLITDLSAHEQREHDDQRALELHTAKDFIFSVLGMVQKLDQKLPVANEYLLLSGGVREGVVDLELDELSVYARGTDYDVDYTLLVPALKLHDRNQPVTLDMRHSAPGHSWLSLRLFDEGTVGRWKDCCTEADHGVSEVNNYFFSPMLVSDWFHEAVSSVLRELGRKPQRGTPRVEKLERSGTVTSIILAAGGSRVLYDVVPVVSFKGWPAVAQGWLMENHFWDGKITEEEVISGFYLLPTCSPTGRKENEWRLSFARSEVQLKKCISAGLMQAFQACKVLISKLLLSRPKGVSAYHLRLLMLWACDRLPHAYLAQEDHSAHFLLGLLDDLQHCLVNKACPNYFIPQCNMLEHLSDSAAVLHARRLSSVRSDPAEHLRSAIQRAGVSACLPPATPATPPDPTSDPTADSAHDHRLAQKLQQLVTENPGKSISVFINPDDVTRPHFRIDDKFF